The following proteins are encoded in a genomic region of Sebastes fasciatus isolate fSebFas1 chromosome 12, fSebFas1.pri, whole genome shotgun sequence:
- the pdp1 gene encoding pyruvate dehydrogenase phosphatase catalytic subunit 1 — MPVTSQLLRGLPRAKVLASSLLPCQQHQAQLGPVTHRPVSRRPSHTWQSHQHSRSYQTTSVLRSYVLSPPQVNSILKANEYSFKVPEFDGKNVSAVMGFESNQLPANAPIEDRRSAATCLQTRGMLLGVFDGHAGCACAQALSERLFYYIAVSLLPHNTLCELEAAVEAGRALSPILQWHKHPNDYFSREAQTLYFNSLRTYWQELIDLTSPGEVPDTREALMNAFKRLDNDMSLEAQVGDPNAFLHYWVLRVAFSGATACVAHIDGSDLYIANSGDARAVLGVQEEDGSFSCHTLSNDHSAQNDDEVARIRGEHPPSERKTVIRQDRLLGLLMPFRAFGDVKFKWSIELQKCVLESGPDQLHENEHTKFIPPNYHTPPYLTAEPEITYHKLRPQDRFVVIGSDGLWETLHRQEVVRIVGEYLTGVHQRAPLKVGGYKVTLGQMQGLLEERKARVSSAFEDQNSATHLIRHAVGNNEFGTVDHERLSKMLSLPEELARMYRDDITIIITQLNPHVIGAQTQEGQS; from the exons ATGCCTGTGACATCCCAGCTGCTCAGGGGATTGCCTCGTGCCAAGGTCTTGGCCTCCAGTCTGTTACCGTGCCAACAACACCAGGCCCAGTTAGGACCCGTCACTCACCGACCCGTGTCAAGACGGCCCTCTCATACGTGGCAGAGCCACCAGCACTCAAGAAGTTACCAAACGACGTCCGTGCTCCGCAGCTACGTCCTCTCGCCCCCGCAGGTCAACTCTATTCTGAAAGCCAACGAGTACAGCTTCAAG GTGCCAGAGTTTGATGGGAAGAATGTGTCAGCAGTGATGGGTTTTGAGAGTAACCAGCTGCCGGCAAACGCTCCTATAGAGGACCGTCGAAGTGCAGCCACATGCCTGCAGACGCGAGGAATGCTGCTGGGTGTGTTTGATGGCCATGCTGGCTGTGCCTGTGCACAG GCGCTGAGTGAGAGGTTGTTTTACTACATAGCCGTGTCTCTGCTGCCCCACAACACCCTGTGTGAGCTCGAGGCAGCGGTGGAGGCCGGCCGGGCCCTCAGTCCCATCCTGCAGTGGCACAAACACCCCAACGACTACTTCAGCAGGGAGGCTCAGACTCTCTACTTCAACAGCCTCCGAACCTACTGGCAGGAGTTAATAGATCTCACCAG CCCAGGCGAAGTTCCAGACACCCGCGAGGCGTTGATGAATGCCTTTAAGAGGCTGGACAATGACATGTCCCTGGAGGCTCAG GTTGGAGATCCGAATGCTTTCCTGCACTACTGGGTCCTGAGGGTGGCCTTTTCTGGAGCAACGGCCTGCGTGGCTCACATCGATGGATCAGACCT ATATATAGCCAATTCTGGAGACGCTCGGGCGGTGTTGGGGGTGCAGGAGGAGGACGGTTCATTCAGCTGTCACACTCTCTCTAATGACCACAGCGCCCAGAATGACGATGAGGTGGCTCGGATACGAGGTGAACACCCTCCATCGGAGAGGAAGACGGTTATACGtcag GACCGGTTGCTCGGCCTCCTCATGCCGTTCCGTGCGTTTGGGGATGTGAAGTTCAAGTGGAGTATTGAGCTGCAGAAGTGTGTGTTGGAGTCTGGACCTGATCAGCTCCATGAAAACGAGCACACCAAGTTCATCCCTCCAAACTACCACACACCCCCCTACCTGACCGCCGAGCCTGAGATCACATACCACAAACTGCGGCCACAGGATCGCTTCGTG GTGATCGGCTCTGATGGCCTTTGGGAGACCctccacagacaggaagtggtcCGTATTGTCGGGGAGTATTTAACCGGGGTGCACCAGCGTGCGCCCCTCAAAGTCGGCGGCTACAAGGTCACCCTGGGACAGATGCAGGGGCTGCTCGAAGAGAGAAAGGCTCGCGTGTCTTCGGCTTTCGAGGATCAGAACTCGGCGACCCACCTGATACGTCACGCGGTGGGAAACAACGAATTCGGCACGGTCGACCACGAGAGGCTGTCCAAAATGCTGTCGCTGCCCGAGGAGCTGGCTCGCATGTACCGCGATGACATCACCATTATCATCACTCAGTTGAACCCTCATGTGATTGGAGCACAGACACAGGAGGGGCAGTCCTGA